Proteins from a single region of Streptomyces spinoverrucosus:
- a CDS encoding DUF4233 domain-containing protein yields MRTLCASTLIGEFFVIGFAGLVAMKDPDLSMSTVWTVSGIAMFLCLVLCGLATRPGGVAMGWALQIGLIASGFVVPTMFFLGAMFAALWWASVHYGRKIDEAKARFAAQADTA; encoded by the coding sequence ATGCGTACGCTCTGTGCTTCCACCCTGATCGGCGAGTTCTTCGTCATCGGCTTCGCCGGTCTGGTGGCCATGAAGGATCCCGACCTGTCGATGTCGACGGTCTGGACGGTCAGCGGCATCGCGATGTTCCTGTGCCTGGTGCTGTGCGGCCTGGCGACCCGGCCGGGCGGAGTGGCCATGGGCTGGGCCCTGCAGATCGGACTCATTGCTTCCGGTTTCGTCGTCCCCACGATGTTCTTCCTGGGGGCAATGTTCGCCGCGCTGTGGTGGGCTTCCGTCCACTACGGCAGGAAGATCGACGAGGCCAAGGCCAGATTCGCCGCGCAGGCTGACACTGCGTAA